The Plectropomus leopardus isolate mb chromosome 2, YSFRI_Pleo_2.0, whole genome shotgun sequence genome has a window encoding:
- the LOC121948705 gene encoding uncharacterized protein LOC121948705 → MGCWLSGPWMGDQMVSGRGLANLSQRDALRILAASQRPITMQIKGQRGCGTEADRGMWEPLPLNLQHLNLPLPLMGAGLNASSPSYQDRHYYSHLSLPQDHCEGGRYSYLSSSPRDTVDLGHQDPEMNGRGPKGQNCLMRCCNANLEEPNGCHSQTDDEDFMLEKPMGFLPLHHELDSGLGWTDGSIHQGDLSGLETEEGGLEDCHSHAALAPGGCGGFGGGGSPSSESFISSELSDSGFYSVSTGEFRHFQRLLEKRMRLYNARMQHQGEPCERRERRDSCPKSHRELLEAIPEALTVQPQCPRLQLELEEGAGPIMDIPSRGLFRVSSVQFHKADRPCLNRHSSSSGALFNPSHAHAAVSRMNAPVLSTCSTPSSHRRPLVPMQQPHQGSSSVGMLRRSRTLHHRPPPQEYRRRASHPASPSYCATTLHHCGGVLPHNILPPGLPEEGELVAGVMASHPTGLALSPQQHPTSMAHMRGASTHERCYDNNPNAQIAHHDWWHSQERGLMPEQLVTERDLEVERELEQKRQMQEKELEREREAQIQEEMDRERQQELGRSRAREQLQQQHQGLVHPPQAGDVNDTWPKPATRQSQSGGGSRGLYSTLEGHTGAGSAAGWDAKKGHMNVCSSPNPSSGLQHKVNSSSKPNTTSRRNQLLRDRASQLADERSGMSTDEETNTDMLMGRYWSRMERREHFLLAREQKQQQMQARGGTIRDAIMRGGSIAGGGGGPSVGDGGVLDSRGGGSFAEGRCNTVLELSQRKLSRLRNRKLLDDWTTVEELLTHGTRLDDQEDIMCTSSLLTVTTV, encoded by the exons ATGGGCTGCTGGCTCTCTGGACCATGGATGGGTGACCAAATG GTGAGTGGGCGGGGTCTTGCAAACCTGAGCCAGCGAGACGCTCTGCGGATCCTGGCGGCCAGTCAGCGTCCGATCACCATGCAGATTAAGGGTCAGAGGGGGTGTGGCACAGAGGCGGACAGGGGAATGTGGGAGCCCCTTCCTCTCAACTTGCAGCACCTCAACCTGCCCCTCCCACTAATGGGGGCGGGGCTCAATGCCTCCAGCCCCTCCTACCAagacag ACATTATTACAGCCATCTGTCTCTGCCACAAGATCACTGTGAAGGAGGACGGTATAGCTACCTGTCCAGCTCCCCACGGGACACTGTGGACTTGGGCCACCAG GATCCAGAAATGAATGGTCGTGGACCAAAGGGACAAAACTGCCTGATGAGATGTTGCAATGCAAACTTAGAAGAACCTAACGGCTGCCACAGTCAG ACGGATGATGAGGACTTCATGCTGGAGAAGCCGATGGGCTTCCTGCCCCTCCACCATGAGCTGGACAGCGGTCTGGGCTGGACTGACGGCTCCATCCACCAAGGAGACCTCTCGGGGCTGGAGACCGAGGAAGGAGGCCTGGAGGACTGTCATTCACATGCGGCCCTCGCCCCAGGGGGTTGTGGTGGCTTCGGAGGCGGTGGCTCTCCCTCCTCTGAGTCCTTTATTTCCTCAGAGCTCAGCGATTCTGGCTTTTACAGCGTGAGCACTGGGGAGTTCCGGCACTTTCAGAGGCTGTTGGAGAAGCGAATGCGGCTGTACAACGCCAGAATGCAACATCAGGGCGAACCCTGCGAGAGGCGGGAGCGGCGTGACAGCTGCCCCAAGAGCCACCGCGAGCTGCTGGAGGCCATCCCTGAGGCCCTGACGGTGCAGCCTCAATGCCCGCGACTGCAGCTCGAGCTGGAGGAGGGGGCTGGGCCCATTATGGATATCCCATCTCGCGGCCTTTTCAG GGTTTCATCGGTCCAGTTCCATAAAGCCGACCGGCCCTGTCTGAACCGCCACAGCTCCAGCAGTGGAGCTCTCTTCAACCCCTCCCATGCTCACGCTGCAGTCTCACGAATGAACGCCCCGGTCCTCTCCACCTGCAGCACCCCTTCCAGCCACCGGAGACCACTAGTTCCCATGCAGCAGCCCCACCAGGGCTCCAGTTCAGTGGGGATGCTGAGGAGAAGCCGAACGCTCCACCATCGCCCTCCTCCGCAGGAGTACCGCCGTCGAGCCAGCCACCCAGCTTCCCCCTCCTACTGCGCAACGACCCTGCACCACTGTGGAGGCGTCCTGCCACATAACATCCTGCCACCGGGTTTGCCAGAGGAAGGTGAGCTAGTGGCTGGAGTGATGGCTTCTCACCCAACAGGCTTGGCCCTCTCACCACAACAACACCCCACCAGTATGGCGCATATGAGGGGTGCCAGCACACATGAGCGATGCTACGACAACAACCCTAATGCCCAGATTGCTCACCACGACTGGTGGCACTCGCAAGAAAGAGGCTTGATGCCAGAGCAACTGGTAACGGAAAGGGACCTTGAGGTCGAGAGGGAACTGgaacaaaaaaggcaaatgcaGGAGAAGGAGCTGGAGAGGGAAAGGGAGGCACAGATTCAAGAGGAAatggacagagagaggcagcaggagctGGGGAGGAGCCGAGCCAGagaacagctgcagcagcagcaccagggTCTGGTCCACCCTCCTCAGGCTGGAGATGTCAATGACACCTGGCCGAAACCAGCCACCCGTCAGTCCCAGAGTGGCGGGGGAAGCAGAGGTCTCTATAGCACCCTGGAGGGCCACACAGGGGCCGGCTCTGCTGCTGGATGGGATGCAAAGAAAGGACACATGAATGTGTGTTCAAGCCCTAATCCCAGTTCTGGTTTGCAGCATAAAGTTAATTCAAGCTCCAAACCCAACACAACCTCACGAAGGAACCAGCTCCTGAGGGACCGGGCATCTCAGCTGGCGGATGAACGAAGTGGGATGAGCACGGATGAGGAGACCAACACAGACATGCTGATGGGTCGGTACTGGAGTCGCATGGAGAGAAGGGAACACTTCCTGTTGGCCCGtgagcagaagcagcagcagatgcaggcGAGAGGCGGGACAATACGAGACGCCATCATGAGGGGAGGATCCAtcgctggaggaggaggaggacccTCTGTCGGAGATGGAGGTGTGCTGGACAGCAGAGGAGGCGGATCTTTTGCAGAGGGGCGGTGCAACACAGTTCTGGAGTTGAGTCAGAGGAAGCTGAGTCGTCTGAGGAACAGGAAGCTGTTGGATGACTGGACGACAGTAGAGGAGCTGCTGACTCATGGGACCAGGCTGGATGACCAGGAGGACATAATGTGTACCAGCTCCCTGCTCACGGTCACCACCGTCTAA